Proteins encoded by one window of Streptomyces sp. LX-29:
- a CDS encoding NAD(P)H-binding protein, whose product MNARTALLAGATGLVGGQVLSRLLADPLYERVTVLSRRPLEVSHAKLDVRIVDFAALAEDDVPAVEDVYITLGTTMKAAGSRQAFRAVDHHHVVTVARLARLAGARRIALCSAIGASPTARAFYLRVKGEAERDVVGLEYASTHIFRPSLLLGARAESRPAERLGVVLAPVFAPLLAGPLRPYRPVRVERLAAAMTRTLATAGPGTRVHTYGDFVTA is encoded by the coding sequence ATGAACGCGCGTACCGCACTACTGGCAGGAGCGACCGGCCTCGTCGGTGGGCAGGTCCTGTCCCGGTTGCTGGCCGACCCGCTCTACGAGCGCGTGACGGTCCTCTCCCGCCGCCCTCTTGAGGTCTCACACGCGAAACTCGACGTCCGCATCGTGGACTTCGCCGCGCTCGCGGAGGACGACGTGCCCGCCGTCGAGGACGTGTACATCACCCTGGGCACGACGATGAAGGCCGCCGGGTCGCGGCAGGCGTTCCGCGCGGTGGACCACCACCACGTCGTCACGGTCGCCCGCCTCGCCCGGCTGGCCGGCGCCCGCCGTATCGCGCTGTGCTCGGCCATCGGCGCGAGCCCGACCGCGCGGGCGTTCTACCTACGGGTCAAGGGAGAGGCCGAACGCGACGTCGTCGGCCTGGAGTACGCGTCCACGCACATCTTCCGCCCGTCCCTGCTGCTCGGCGCCCGCGCGGAGAGCCGGCCCGCGGAGCGCCTCGGCGTGGTCCTGGCGCCCGTCTTCGCCCCGCTGCTGGCCGGACCGCTGCGCCCGTACCGCCCGGTGCGGGTGGAGCGGCTCGCGGCGGCCATGACCAGGACCCTCGCCACGGCCGGGCCGGGCACCCGGGTGCACACGTACGGGGACTTCGTGACGGCGTGA
- a CDS encoding ROK family protein has translation MARDLIAALDIGGTKIAGALVDGAGKLVVRARRATPAREPGAVVMGEVRAVLEELAGSAQWSRVAAVGIGSAGPVDASVGTVSPVNIPGWRDFPLVAGVRETTGALPVTLVGDGVAMTAAESWQGAARGRTGALCMVVSTGVGGGLVLDGRLYPGPTGNAGHIGHISVELDGDPCPCGARGCVETVASGPNIARRALALGWRPGPGGDTGAAAVAEAARAGDPVARASFERAARALAAGIAATATLVEIEVAVVGGGVAGAGEVLFGPLRQALRDYATLSFVRDLTVVPAEMGTDAGLVGAAVAAAWEARLDGFAAAR, from the coding sequence ATGGCACGTGACCTCATCGCCGCGCTCGACATCGGCGGCACCAAGATCGCGGGCGCGCTGGTGGACGGCGCCGGCAAGCTGGTCGTACGGGCCCGGCGGGCCACCCCCGCGAGGGAGCCCGGAGCGGTGGTGATGGGCGAGGTCAGGGCGGTGCTGGAAGAGCTCGCCGGCTCGGCGCAGTGGTCGCGGGTGGCCGCCGTCGGGATCGGCAGCGCCGGGCCGGTCGACGCCTCCGTCGGCACCGTCAGCCCCGTCAACATCCCCGGCTGGCGCGACTTCCCGCTCGTCGCGGGCGTACGCGAGACGACCGGAGCGCTGCCCGTGACCCTGGTCGGCGACGGCGTGGCGATGACCGCGGCCGAGTCCTGGCAGGGCGCGGCCCGGGGTCGCACCGGCGCCCTGTGCATGGTGGTCTCCACCGGGGTCGGCGGCGGGCTGGTGCTGGACGGTCGGCTGTACCCCGGGCCGACCGGCAACGCCGGCCACATCGGCCACATCAGCGTGGAGTTGGACGGAGACCCCTGTCCCTGCGGCGCGCGCGGCTGCGTCGAAACCGTCGCCAGCGGCCCCAACATCGCCCGCCGCGCGCTCGCCCTCGGCTGGCGTCCGGGCCCCGGCGGGGACACCGGTGCCGCCGCCGTCGCCGAGGCGGCCCGCGCCGGCGACCCCGTGGCCCGGGCCTCCTTCGAACGCGCCGCCCGTGCCCTGGCGGCCGGCATCGCCGCCACCGCGACCCTCGTCGAGATCGAGGTGGCGGTGGTCGGCGGCGGCGTCGCCGGTGCCGGCGAGGTGCTCTTCGGCCCGCTCCGCCAGGCGCTGCGCGACTACGCCACCCTCTCCTTCGTGCGCGACCTCACCGTCGTGCCCGCCGAGATGGGCACCGACGCCGGGCTGGTGGGGGCCGCCGTGGCGGCCGCCTGGGAGGCGCGGCTGGACGGGTTCGCCGCCGCTCGGTGA
- a CDS encoding LacI family DNA-binding transcriptional regulator — MKDVAARAGVGLKTVSRVVNGEPGVTPDTERRVQEAITALGFRRNDSARILRKGRTASIGLVLEDLADPFYGPLSRAVEEVARSHGALLINGSSAEDPEREQELVLALCARRVDGLVIIPAGQDHRYLEPEIAAGVATVFVDRPAARLAADAVLSDCFGGARDAVAHLIAHGHRRIGFIGDQPRIHTAAERLRGYRAAMAAAGLPVDDSWLSLGPTDPDRVRSAARVMLDTPAPVTALFAGNNRVTVTAVRVLAARPRPVALVGFDDFELADLLSPAVTVVAQDAAQLGRTAADMLFRRLDGGADEPRQVVLPTRLIARGSGEIPPAD, encoded by the coding sequence ATGAAGGACGTGGCCGCCCGCGCCGGGGTCGGTCTCAAGACGGTCTCCCGCGTGGTCAACGGGGAGCCCGGGGTCACCCCGGACACCGAGCGCCGGGTGCAGGAGGCGATCACCGCCCTCGGCTTCCGGCGCAACGACAGCGCCCGCATCCTCCGCAAGGGCCGCACCGCCAGCATCGGGCTGGTCCTCGAGGACCTGGCCGACCCCTTCTACGGTCCGCTCAGCCGCGCCGTCGAGGAGGTCGCCCGCTCCCACGGCGCGCTGCTCATCAACGGCTCCAGCGCCGAGGATCCGGAGCGCGAGCAGGAGTTGGTGCTGGCCCTCTGCGCGCGCCGCGTCGACGGCCTCGTGATCATCCCGGCCGGGCAGGACCACCGCTATCTCGAACCCGAGATCGCCGCGGGCGTCGCCACCGTCTTCGTCGACCGCCCGGCCGCCCGGCTCGCCGCCGACGCCGTCCTCTCCGACTGCTTCGGCGGGGCTCGCGACGCCGTGGCCCACCTCATCGCGCACGGCCACCGCCGCATCGGCTTCATCGGCGACCAGCCCCGCATCCACACCGCGGCCGAACGCCTCCGCGGCTACCGCGCCGCCATGGCCGCCGCCGGCCTGCCGGTGGACGACTCCTGGCTCTCCCTCGGCCCCACCGACCCGGACCGCGTGCGCTCCGCCGCGCGGGTCATGCTCGACACCCCGGCCCCCGTCACGGCTCTCTTCGCGGGCAACAACCGCGTCACCGTCACCGCCGTCCGCGTCCTCGCCGCCCGCCCCCGCCCCGTCGCCCTCGTCGGCTTCGACGACTTCGAACTCGCCGACCTGCTCTCCCCCGCCGTCACCGTCGTCGCCCAGGACGCCGCCCAACTCGGCCGCACCGCCGCCGACATGCTCTTCCGCCGCCTCGACGGCGGCGCCGACGAGCCCCGCCAGGTGGTCCTGCCCACGCGGCTGATCGCGCGCGGGTCGGGGGAGATTCCGCCGGCGGACTGA
- a CDS encoding helix-turn-helix domain-containing protein, with protein MVTKQFGGSPEDVDLRRADSLAREIFSDIANKWALLIIEAIGERTLRFSELRDEVEGISHKMLTQNLRMMERNGLVEREVHPTVPPRVEYTLTEPGRALRATVDGMCDWTQRYLGHIEAARRHFGD; from the coding sequence ATGGTGACCAAGCAGTTCGGGGGCTCGCCCGAGGATGTGGACCTGCGGCGCGCGGACTCGTTGGCGCGGGAGATCTTCTCGGACATCGCCAACAAGTGGGCGTTGCTGATCATCGAGGCCATCGGCGAGCGCACCCTGCGCTTCAGCGAGTTGCGCGACGAGGTCGAGGGCATCAGCCACAAGATGCTCACCCAGAACCTGCGGATGATGGAGCGCAACGGCCTGGTCGAGCGCGAGGTCCACCCCACCGTGCCGCCGCGCGTCGAGTACACCCTCACCGAGCCGGGCCGGGCCCTGCGGGCCACGGTCGACGGCATGTGCGACTGGACCCAGCGGTACCTCGGACACATCGAGGCCGCCCGCCGCCACTTCGGCGACTGA
- a CDS encoding RidA family protein yields the protein MAITLVNPDGLPVIDVYRQVSIATGSRLVFIAGQVSWDAQGINVGEGDLAAQVEQCYLNVGTALAGVGGSFDDVAKLTVHVVDWTPDKMPALLEGISRAAAKLGVTPTPPATLLGVAALDVPEHLVEIEATAVLD from the coding sequence ATGGCCATCACCCTGGTGAACCCCGACGGACTGCCCGTCATCGACGTCTACCGGCAGGTGTCGATCGCCACGGGGTCGAGACTCGTCTTCATCGCCGGACAGGTCTCCTGGGACGCCCAGGGGATCAACGTCGGCGAAGGCGACCTCGCCGCGCAGGTCGAGCAGTGCTACCTCAACGTCGGTACCGCCCTGGCCGGGGTGGGCGGTTCCTTCGACGACGTCGCGAAACTGACCGTCCACGTCGTCGACTGGACCCCCGACAAGATGCCCGCGCTCCTGGAGGGAATCTCCCGCGCGGCCGCGAAGCTGGGCGTCACCCCGACCCCGCCGGCCACGCTGCTGGGCGTCGCGGCACTGGACGTCCCCGAGCACCTGGTCGAGATCGAAGCCACCGCGGTCCTCGACTGA
- a CDS encoding DUF1801 domain-containing protein, whose protein sequence is MSSSDSSAHEGFTAEERAAMKDHAQELKKAARRGSRADKAAQAERDVLAKIAEMRDSDRVMAERVHAVITANAPSLAPKLWYGMPAYALDGKVVCFFQSAEKFKARYATLGFSDQAKLDEGPMWPTGFALTEVTPEVEQRIAALVKRAVS, encoded by the coding sequence ATGAGCAGCAGCGACAGCAGCGCGCACGAGGGCTTCACGGCCGAGGAGCGGGCCGCGATGAAGGACCACGCCCAGGAGCTGAAGAAGGCCGCGCGCCGCGGCTCGCGCGCGGACAAGGCGGCGCAGGCGGAGCGGGACGTGCTCGCGAAGATCGCCGAGATGCGGGACTCGGACCGGGTCATGGCCGAGCGCGTCCACGCCGTCATCACCGCCAACGCCCCCTCCCTCGCCCCCAAGCTCTGGTACGGGATGCCCGCCTACGCGCTCGACGGCAAGGTCGTCTGCTTCTTCCAGAGCGCGGAGAAGTTCAAGGCCCGCTACGCCACGCTCGGCTTCAGCGACCAGGCGAAACTGGACGAGGGCCCGATGTGGCCGACCGGTTTCGCCCTGACCGAGGTGACACCCGAGGTGGAGCAGCGGATCGCGGCGCTCGTGAAGCGGGCGGTGAGCTGA
- a CDS encoding methyltransferase domain-containing protein: MITTESAERLRRRMADQLVAEGTLRSTEWHAAFAAVPRELFVPEFTVRTAGGALTTYRMSDPGYLEAVYADVSLLTRHDAHGTTTSSSTRPTMMALMLEALAPNEGRVLEVGTGTGYNAAVLSHRYGSRRIVSLDIDPSLVGAARTRLAAAGYTPTLTVGDGTRECPEHAPFAGLIATCGIGRIPQAWSAQVRPGGSIVANLGCGLVALTVGDDHSAAGRFLPTLAAFMTARSNRTIVAAPARSHAGQLMTAVGPSREIDLPVDLTADMPRFLGSLVQPDVVELTLIDDNDRQVHGLTHAASGSWARITPREDGSARLEAGGPRALWDERAPLLRHWAGAGTPGADAYTLSVHSNGRHSLQLDDGTRWALSA, encoded by the coding sequence ATGATCACCACCGAATCGGCCGAGCGGCTACGCCGCCGCATGGCCGATCAGCTCGTCGCCGAGGGAACCCTGCGCTCGACTGAATGGCACGCAGCGTTCGCCGCCGTCCCGCGCGAACTGTTTGTTCCCGAATTCACCGTGCGCACCGCTGGTGGAGCCCTCACCACTTACCGCATGAGCGACCCCGGATACCTCGAAGCCGTCTATGCCGATGTCTCGCTGCTCACCCGGCATGACGCGCACGGCACCACGACCAGCTCGTCAACCCGCCCGACCATGATGGCGCTCATGTTGGAAGCCCTCGCCCCCAACGAGGGCCGGGTGCTCGAAGTGGGCACCGGCACCGGCTACAACGCCGCCGTACTCTCACACCGCTACGGCTCCCGCCGCATCGTCTCCCTCGACATCGACCCCAGCCTCGTCGGCGCCGCCCGCACCCGCCTCGCCGCCGCCGGCTACACCCCCACCCTCACGGTTGGTGACGGCACCAGGGAATGCCCCGAGCACGCCCCCTTCGCCGGGCTGATCGCCACCTGCGGTATCGGCCGCATCCCCCAAGCGTGGTCCGCGCAGGTACGCCCGGGCGGAAGCATTGTCGCCAACCTCGGATGCGGGCTCGTCGCCCTTACCGTCGGCGACGACCACAGCGCCGCCGGCCGCTTCCTGCCCACGCTCGCCGCCTTCATGACCGCGAGGTCCAACCGCACCATCGTGGCCGCCCCCGCCCGCAGCCATGCCGGACAGCTCATGACCGCCGTCGGCCCCTCCCGTGAGATCGATCTGCCCGTCGACCTCACCGCGGACATGCCGCGATTCCTCGGCTCCCTCGTGCAGCCCGACGTCGTCGAGCTCACTCTCATCGACGACAACGACCGGCAGGTGCACGGCCTCACGCACGCCGCCTCGGGATCATGGGCGCGCATCACCCCCCGTGAAGACGGGAGCGCCCGCCTCGAAGCCGGCGGGCCACGCGCTCTCTGGGACGAGCGCGCCCCGCTGCTTCGGCATTGGGCCGGAGCGGGCACCCCCGGCGCCGACGCCTACACCCTGAGCGTTCACTCGAACGGACGCCACTCGCTCCAACTCGACGACGGCACTCGCTGGGCCCTCAGCGCATAG